The Moorena producens PAL-8-15-08-1 genomic interval AATCTCAGCTGCTACACAAACTAGCCAACCCAGCACCAGCAAGCTACCCCCTAACCAAATCATAGGGAGACGGGGAGACGGGGAGACGGGGACAGATGGTGCCTGAGGCTTTTGGGATAGCCAGTAGAGAAACCAACCACACATCCCAATACCTAACCCCAGTTGTTCAATATCGACACCTATGACAAAAATGGCTCTAAATAGCAGGATGCCGATGCCATAAACTAAGATGCGGAAGCCAGCAACATCAAAAATAAACGCTGAATTTTGCTTTCTCGATCTCGATTCTATATATAAGGTAGCGATGGTGCTACCAATGCCCAAATAAACTGCTCCTATGGGAAATCCAGGGATACCCCAACCCCAATTTAGGTAACTCAGACCTAAATAATTAATAATGGGTAAGGGAAATGATTGTTGTTGTCGTAATCGTAAAAATCCGTTCCCGTAGCCGCGACCTAAGAGTATCGAACTTAGTACTATCGCACTTAGTGCTACTGTCGCCACCGCTACCACTAGCCAATTTAAAGGATGACGCCACAAGCCAAAGCCATCCATTGCCCAAAAATTGACTGGGATGAGCAACAGAGTGACAACTCGCAAGGTCTGAGCCGTTAACGGTAAATTCCCTTGTTTGGTTGTCCAAGCACTAATCCCCCAAAAGCTCAAGGTATAGGCAAGCAATACTCCATACTGTCCAGCAGCTGGGAAATTGTCCCATTGACTAGCAGCCAGTACCCCAGAGGATACCACCACCATAAACATACCCAGGAATAGCAACCAGCGGACACTGAATTCTGCTTGAAGGGATTGCCACATTTGAGCAATCCCGTTGGGTTTCTTCGGTTTGGGTGTCTCCGGTGCAAAGTCATTGCTAGCTAAAGGTGAGACTAGTTGAGGCGCTGGTTTGGAGACTGGTATAGCAGAAACCTTTGGAGTTACACTAGGTTCTGGTAAAGCACAGGTGAGATGTTCTCGACACAACCGTTTAACAAAGGTTTCCTGAAGCAAACCCAAACGTAACCAAGCATCTAATCCCTCTAAAAGGGCGGGATGGGAAGCTTTAGTTTTAAATATGATGTCGATGCTAGTCTCAGAGAGCAAACCTAGCTCTTGCCATAAAGCTAAAGCTTCCAACAGTTTAGACTGAGAAGTATTGGTTTTGAGGGCAATAGTGATAGAACCCTCCTGTGGCGATGACATAAGCAATATTCCTAGTTAATTAGGAATGCAAGGGGGGCTGATTTAGGATACAGATACTTACTATTGTCCACTAAAAAGCGGGAACCTTGCTAGATACCACATTCCACCCCGTCAACTGTCACAATAGAATCTTTTGGTTGGCAGCTATGACCCTATTTAGCCTTGATGATCAGCACTATTGAACTTCTTGATCAATAGTCATTAGCATAATGCTTCCTCATTGATTATTGCGATTACCCTATACTATTTACTTAGATGTAAAGAATTGTAAATGCTGCTCAATGGCTCAACCCCTCAACCTTTTAACCTTACGGAAATTGATCAATAAATTATTATCTTTAGTGCCAGCATTAAGGCAAGAGATTTGGATTCTGGCAAGCGGTCGATTGTTATTGCACATCGGTCAGGGGTTTACTTTAGTTTATGCCTCGATTTTTTTTGTTAATCAGATTGGTTTATCCGCCACCCAAGTTGGGATTGCTCTAGGGAGTTCTTCAATTTCTGGAGTACTAGGACGCTTGATATCAGGAACTTTGGCTGATTCCAAGTTTTGGGGACGCAAGAAAACTTTGCTACTCTCGGCAGCTGTTTCTGCTCTAGCAAGCCTTTGTTTAGCGTTTACCTATAATTTCCAAACTCTGGTTATTGCTAACTTACTGATGGGTTTAGGGATTGGTCTATATTGGCCGCCTAATGAGGCACTGGTCACCGATCTAACCACTCCTGTTCAGCGTAATGAAGCCTTTTCAGTGACTCGTTTAGCTGATAGCTTAGGACTAGGATTGGGAGTTATTGGGGCAGGGCAGTTAATTGCCAATTCTGGTAATTACCGTACTTTATTTGTGCTAAAAAGTATTTTTTATGTGATTTTCTTCGTTGTGATTTATTTAGCGATCGCAGAAACAAAAAACGTTCAAGAGGTGCCTCAATCCCCTACCCAATCCTGGAAACAAGCACTAAGCGATCGCTTTTTGATGATTTGGTTACTAGGGAATACTCTCTTCACTACCTATGATGCTCAACTCAATAGCATTATGCCCCTCTATTTTGCCAATTTTGTGCCAGGAGGAGGAACAGAAACCGGATTAGCTCCAGAAACGATTAGTCTTATTTTCTTCTGGCATGTCGCCTTTAGTGCCATTTTCCAATTACCTGTTGCCCGGTTTCTCAACCATTTTCAACGCACCAATGTTCTGATGGTTTCTTTACTTCTGTGGTCTGGAGGATTTGTGTTAGTGTGGCTCACAGGAGTTGTTTCTAAGCTAGCAGTTATTCCAGCACTTTGTGCTTTATTACTATTAGCCTTGGCTAAGGTAATTTATCTCCCTTCTGCCTCTTCTTTGGTGGGGGATTTAGCTCCACAATCGTTGCGAGGAGTTTACTTTTCCCTTGAATCTCAGTGTTGGGCAGTAGGTTACTTTATTGGACCGTCTTTAGGAGGTTGGGCATTAGACCAATCTCCAGAATTTACCAGTGGTTTTTGGTTAGTGACTGCTAGCAGTGTGGGCTTAGGCCTTGGGATTTTGTCCTATCTGGGTAAGAAGAGTGATGAGGTGATCGGTGTTAGGTCTCAGGTTTGAGGCTAATGGTGTTAAGTTTTATGTAGCATAATTGAGTGTTAAAGCATCATAATTAGGTGTTAAAGCATCAAAAAAGTTAAATTATGCTTTATTAATAAAGTTTTAAACTTTAAGAGTGAAGCATTAAGCATCACCATAATCTAGCTACTTTAGGATTAGGCTTGATGTCCTAAAACCCGATACCTAACACCTAACACCTAACACCTAACACCCATCATCTTTATAAAGAGGTGAAACGCTTTCAACCCCGTCTCTTTAGAGCGGGTTAGAAGTTACCGCAAGAATAGGGCAGCCTTTATGGTTTGTCGGCTATGCATAAAAGGTTTAAAACTTTATGATTAAGGCTGCCCTATTAATCAGGTTTCGTCTCCGGGATGAAAGCGAATAGCGGCTTTAGCCGCCTTGAAAGAACATTGACTAGGATTTGACATTTTAGTCTGGCAGTGCTAGACTAAAATAGTCGCAGTAAGGTCGAAACTGATGATTATTTTAGAGGTTAAAGCGAAAGGAAAACCATCTCAGTATTTAGCTATAGATGAGGCTATTCGGACTGTGAAATTCATCCGAAATAGTTGTCTTAGATATTGGATGGACAATAAAGGGCTTAACAAATTTGACCTAAACAAATACAGTGCAGTTCTTGCTAAAAAATTCCCTTTTGCTAATGAGTTAAACTCTACTGCTCGTCAGTCTAGCGCTGAAAGGGCATGGTCATCAGTTGTTCGATTCTTTGACAACTGTAAAAAGAAAGTGCCTGGGAAGAAAGGATTTCCCCGTTTTCAAAAGCATTGTAGATCGGTCGAGTACAAACAGTCAGGATGGAAATTATCCCCTGACAAGAAGTCAATAGTCTTCAGTGACAAAAAAGGCATTGGAAAGCTCAAACTCAAGGGTAATTGGGATTTGTGGCGTTTCGATAAAAAGCAAATCAAGCGGGTTCGGATTGTAAAAAGAGCTGATGGTTACTACGTCCAGTTCTGCGTTTCAGTTGATGTGGTAGAGGATTTAGAACCATCCAAAAGTACCGTTGGGTTAGATGTAGGGCTAAAAGAGTTCTACACTGACTCTGATGGGAACTCCGAACCAAATCCCCGATTTTATAGAACTGGGGAAAAGCGACTAAAGTTTTATCAACGCCGGGTTTCCCGGAAAAAGAAAGGCTCTGCTAACCGGAAAAAAGCCATCAATAGATTAGGCAGGCAGCACCTTAAGATAAGTAGGCAACGTGAAGAGCACGCAAAGAGATTGGCGCGCTGCGTAGTCCGGTCTAACGACCTGGTCGCCTATGAAGACTTAAGGGTCAAGAATTTAGTAAAAAATCACTGTCTGGCTAAATCTATTAATGATGCAGGTTGGTATCAGTTTAGGAAGTGGTTGGAACATTTTGGTGCTAAGTTTGGCAGGGTAACTGTAGCGGTCAACCCTGCTTATACGAGTCAAAACTGTTCCGAATGCGGCGAAGTGGTCAAGAAGTCACTATCAACCAGGACTCACGTCTGTAAATGTGGCTGTAAGTTAGACAGAGACCACAACGCTGCAATCAATATCCTAAAAAGAGCCTTGGGTACGGTGGGGCACACCGGAACCTGGATCTTGGATCCAGTAAACGCTTCGGGAGACCTGACCTCTACTGTTCTTGGCTCCGGCCAAGAACAGCAAGTTGGGTCGTTGAGCGAAGAATCCCCGCGTCTAAAGACCGGGGAGTGTCAATTTCCACTCAAGAGGTAAGGTTTTATGGCTCTATAATTGGAGGATAGCCAAAAGTACATGCTTTGATTGTGGCAAAGCATCTACTTTTGGTAAGAGTGTTGTTGTCTTCCCTGTTGAGAGAGTTGAACCCACCTTGCTAGCTTTGCTAAAAACCCTTATCGACATTATCAGGCGTTGGTGGTCGGAGTTTACCCTCCAGACCAAGCTAATGGCAGCAGCAACTCTGGTTGTCTCATTGCTCATGAGTGGCTTGACCTTCTGGGCAGTGAATACGATTCAGCAGGATGCTAGGATGAACGACACTCGCTTTGGTCGTGATCTCGGTCTCTTGCTGGCTGCCAACGTTGAACCTCATGTTGCGGCAAATAATTTCGACGAACTAGCTCGCTTTTCCAGCCGCTTCTACAGTAGTACCTCCAGTGTCCGTTACATTATCTATGCTGACGAGGATGGGGAAATAATCTTTGGTATTCCTTTC includes:
- a CDS encoding MFS transporter — protein: MAQPLNLLTLRKLINKLLSLVPALRQEIWILASGRLLLHIGQGFTLVYASIFFVNQIGLSATQVGIALGSSSISGVLGRLISGTLADSKFWGRKKTLLLSAAVSALASLCLAFTYNFQTLVIANLLMGLGIGLYWPPNEALVTDLTTPVQRNEAFSVTRLADSLGLGLGVIGAGQLIANSGNYRTLFVLKSIFYVIFFVVIYLAIAETKNVQEVPQSPTQSWKQALSDRFLMIWLLGNTLFTTYDAQLNSIMPLYFANFVPGGGTETGLAPETISLIFFWHVAFSAIFQLPVARFLNHFQRTNVLMVSLLLWSGGFVLVWLTGVVSKLAVIPALCALLLLALAKVIYLPSASSLVGDLAPQSLRGVYFSLESQCWAVGYFIGPSLGGWALDQSPEFTSGFWLVTASSVGLGLGILSYLGKKSDEVIGVRSQV
- a CDS encoding RNA-guided endonuclease InsQ/TnpB family protein; translated protein: MIILEVKAKGKPSQYLAIDEAIRTVKFIRNSCLRYWMDNKGLNKFDLNKYSAVLAKKFPFANELNSTARQSSAERAWSSVVRFFDNCKKKVPGKKGFPRFQKHCRSVEYKQSGWKLSPDKKSIVFSDKKGIGKLKLKGNWDLWRFDKKQIKRVRIVKRADGYYVQFCVSVDVVEDLEPSKSTVGLDVGLKEFYTDSDGNSEPNPRFYRTGEKRLKFYQRRVSRKKKGSANRKKAINRLGRQHLKISRQREEHAKRLARCVVRSNDLVAYEDLRVKNLVKNHCLAKSINDAGWYQFRKWLEHFGAKFGRVTVAVNPAYTSQNCSECGEVVKKSLSTRTHVCKCGCKLDRDHNAAINILKRALGTVGHTGTWILDPVNASGDLTSTVLGSGQEQQVGSLSEESPRLKTGECQFPLKR